One genomic segment of Trueperaceae bacterium includes these proteins:
- a CDS encoding glutamine--tRNA ligase (catalyzes a two-step reaction, first charging a glutamine molecule by linking its carboxyl group to the alpha-phosphate of ATP, followed by transfer of the aminoacyl-adenylate to its tRNA; in Deinococcus the extra C-terminal extension of YqeY domain enhances affinity for tRNA-Gln), whose translation PEPDKAATLDAAGRDRLARLEALGVAHRDAARLAEHAGATGLVEAAHGAGAGASAEALANWALNELPRALSDAGDVDLADAALTPDGFADLVALVEQGTVSGATGKALLAELVAEGGSASERVEARGLARIDDAGALAATVAEVLDAHPDEVASYLGGKEGLIGFFVGAVMRATGGRADPAAVREALTAALDARR comes from the coding sequence CACCGGAACCGGACAAGGCCGCCACCCTCGACGCGGCGGGCCGCGACCGCCTGGCGCGCCTCGAGGCGCTCGGCGTGGCGCACCGCGACGCCGCCCGCCTCGCCGAGCACGCGGGCGCCACCGGCCTCGTCGAGGCCGCCCACGGCGCCGGCGCGGGCGCCTCCGCCGAGGCGCTCGCCAACTGGGCGCTCAACGAACTGCCGCGCGCGTTGAGCGACGCGGGGGACGTCGACCTGGCCGACGCGGCCCTGACGCCGGACGGCTTCGCCGACCTCGTCGCCCTCGTCGAGCAGGGGACCGTGAGCGGGGCGACCGGCAAGGCGCTCCTCGCCGAACTCGTGGCGGAGGGCGGGTCGGCCTCCGAGCGGGTCGAGGCGCGCGGTCTGGCCCGCATCGACGACGCCGGCGCCCTCGCGGCGACCGTGGCGGAGGTCCTCGACGCGCACCCGGACGAGGTCGCCAGCTACCTGGGTGGCAAGGAGGGCCTGATCGGCTTCTTCGTCGGTGCCGTGATGCGCGCGACCGGAGGGCGGGCCGATCCCGCTGCGGTGCGCGAGGCGCTCACCGCCGCCCTCGACGCGCGCCGCTGA
- a CDS encoding SIS domain-containing protein: MSAPATHLEREIFEQPDVLRRVLADDAVLRVGREIAHVDPHTVLTLARGSSDNAVTFFAGVAGTVLGVPVASIPPSLPTLAGARLRAEGGLGIGVSQSGESRDVVAALRALEAGGIPTLAVANPETSALARGARWSLSLHAGEERSVAASKTFTSQMMVLARVVAAWADDAALHAALAAVPDAIEALLRDTRAIDQAAVRWTHGDRLVVLGRGPSFGPAAEVALKTKETAYLHAHAYSSAEFQHGPIASLGPGDPVWMLAPCDATLPAQREAADRLVDASADLTVVSADPDLLAKATTPIPLPEGRDPITDAFLGVVVGQWLALRSSLERGLDPDAPRHLRKVTQTR, from the coding sequence ATGAGCGCCCCCGCGACCCACCTCGAGCGCGAGATCTTCGAACAACCCGACGTGTTGCGGCGCGTCCTCGCCGACGACGCGGTCCTCCGCGTCGGGCGGGAGATTGCGCACGTCGACCCGCACACGGTCCTGACCCTCGCGCGCGGTTCCAGCGACAACGCCGTCACCTTCTTCGCGGGCGTGGCCGGCACCGTGCTCGGCGTGCCGGTCGCGTCGATCCCCCCGAGCCTCCCGACGCTCGCCGGCGCCCGCCTGCGCGCCGAGGGCGGCTTGGGGATCGGCGTCAGCCAGTCCGGCGAAAGCCGGGACGTCGTCGCGGCGTTGCGGGCGCTCGAGGCGGGCGGCATCCCGACCCTGGCGGTCGCCAACCCCGAGACCAGCGCCCTGGCGCGCGGCGCGCGCTGGTCGTTGTCGCTGCACGCCGGCGAGGAGCGGTCGGTGGCGGCCAGCAAGACGTTCACCAGCCAAATGATGGTGCTGGCCCGGGTCGTGGCGGCGTGGGCGGACGACGCCGCCCTGCACGCGGCGTTGGCGGCGGTCCCGGACGCGATCGAGGCGCTGCTGCGCGACACCCGCGCGATCGACCAGGCGGCGGTCCGGTGGACGCACGGCGACCGGCTGGTGGTCCTGGGGCGCGGACCGTCGTTCGGTCCGGCCGCGGAGGTCGCGCTCAAGACGAAGGAGACCGCCTACCTGCATGCGCACGCCTACAGCAGCGCGGAGTTCCAGCACGGCCCCATCGCCTCGCTCGGGCCGGGCGACCCGGTGTGGATGCTCGCGCCGTGCGACGCGACCCTGCCCGCGCAGCGCGAGGCCGCGGACCGGCTCGTGGACGCCTCCGCCGACCTGACGGTCGTCTCCGCCGACCCCGACCTGCTGGCCAAGGCGACGACGCCGATCCCCCTTCCCGAGGGGCGCGACCCCATCACCGACGCGTTCCTGGGGGTCGTGGTGGGGCAGTGGTTGGCGCTTCGATCGTCGCTGGAGCGGGGCCTCGATCCCGACGCGCCGCGCCACCTGCGCAAGGTCACCCAGACCCGCTGA